In a genomic window of Methylobacter sp. YRD-M1:
- the nudE gene encoding ADP compounds hydrolase NudE has product MAKKPTILNKTTIAKSRLFRIESLDLQFSNGVQRNYERLARGKSGGAVLIVPMLDADTVLLVREYLAGIDRYELGLPKGKTDAGESFLEAANRELKEEVGFGARSLHHLSSFSIAPSYLEHMTEIIIAQDLYAEKLPGDEPEELEVIPWKLSDINALLATGECTEARSIAALFMALEYFKAQ; this is encoded by the coding sequence ATGGCCAAAAAACCCACCATCCTCAATAAGACCACTATCGCGAAAAGCCGTTTATTCCGCATTGAATCCCTTGATCTTCAATTCAGCAACGGCGTGCAGCGCAATTACGAACGCCTAGCCCGGGGCAAATCCGGCGGCGCCGTGCTTATCGTGCCCATGCTCGATGCCGATACTGTCTTATTAGTCCGGGAATATTTAGCCGGCATCGACCGTTATGAATTAGGCCTGCCGAAAGGCAAGACCGATGCCGGTGAATCGTTTCTTGAGGCCGCCAACCGGGAACTTAAAGAAGAAGTCGGCTTCGGCGCCAGAAGCCTGCACCATTTAAGCTCTTTTTCCATCGCTCCGTCTTACCTGGAACATATGACCGAAATCATCATCGCCCAGGACTTATACGCCGAAAAATTGCCCGGCGACGAACCCGAAGAACTGGAAGTCATTCCCTGGAAATTGAGCGATATCAATGCCTTGTTAGCCACGGGCGAATGCACGGAGGCGCGCTCGATTGCAGCCTTGTTCATGGCGCTGGAATATTTCAAGGCTCAATAA
- the yrfG gene encoding GMP/IMP nucleotidase codes for MIDWNKIDTVLLDMDGTLLDLNFDNHFWQEFVPLKFAEKRGIAIAEAKQLLEPRFKSMEGKLEWYCLDYWSEALELNIAGLKAEIAELIAVLPHVVEFLEKVHQSPRKVLLVTNAHQGSLGLKMEKTCLYRFFDDIISSHTLGFPKEHAEFWHQLQRQQPFEKHNTLLIDDSLAVLSAARQFGIEHLISVSRPDTQLPKKEITGFPAIEDFRELMAGL; via the coding sequence ATGATCGATTGGAACAAAATTGACACAGTTTTGCTGGACATGGACGGTACATTGCTGGATTTGAACTTCGACAATCATTTCTGGCAGGAATTCGTGCCGCTGAAGTTCGCCGAAAAGCGGGGGATCGCGATTGCGGAAGCCAAGCAGCTGCTGGAGCCGCGCTTCAAAAGCATGGAAGGCAAACTGGAATGGTACTGCCTCGATTACTGGAGCGAGGCGCTAGAGCTCAATATCGCCGGATTGAAAGCTGAAATAGCGGAGCTGATCGCGGTATTGCCGCATGTCGTCGAATTTCTTGAAAAAGTCCATCAGTCTCCGCGTAAGGTTTTACTGGTCACGAATGCGCATCAAGGCAGCCTGGGGCTGAAAATGGAGAAAACCTGCCTGTACCGGTTTTTCGATGACATCATCAGTTCCCATACGCTGGGTTTTCCTAAGGAACATGCCGAATTCTGGCACCAGCTACAGCGGCAGCAACCGTTCGAAAAACACAACACGCTGCTGATCGATGACAGTCTGGCGGTTTTGAGCGCCGCCAGGCAGTTCGGGATAGAACACCTGATCTCGGTCAGCAGGCCCGATACACAGCTGCCAAAAAAGGAAATAACCGGCTTTCCTGCTATAGAGGATTTTCGGGAGCTGATGGCCGGGCTTTAG
- the rhlB gene encoding ATP-dependent RNA helicase RhlB: protein MNKTHLTNTRFINLELSDAILQGLKEAGFDYCTPIQDKALPLLLRDKDVAGQAQTGTGKTATFLLATFQRLINDPNEKIKNPRAIILAPTRELAIQIHKDARLLSKHLNLKIGLIYGGTDYQKQLDSLKSNVDIIIGTPGRIIDFYRQNAFTLDNVQVSVMDEADRMFDLGFIKDIRYLLRRMPPPEKRLNMLFSATLSYKVTELAYEHMNNPVLIRIETEEVTSKAIQQSAFCPSNEQKIPLLLGILNKYQPLRSIIFVNTKRCAEQLDDYLNANGYKTAALSGDVPQEKRQRLLNDFQENRITLLIATDVAARGLHIPDVSHVFNYDLPQDVEDYVHRIGRTARFGASGEAISFICEEYAYSMPDIEAYIGQKVPIKPITADLLAAEVVKPERKSKPPAQEKRPAPKRPRPRRPKARPSAPENPL from the coding sequence ATGAACAAGACACATTTAACAAATACCCGCTTCATCAATCTGGAATTATCCGACGCTATCCTGCAAGGTCTGAAAGAGGCCGGCTTTGATTACTGCACGCCGATACAGGATAAAGCTCTGCCTCTACTCTTGCGAGATAAAGATGTGGCAGGCCAGGCGCAAACCGGAACCGGCAAAACCGCCACATTTCTGCTGGCCACTTTTCAGCGCCTGATCAATGATCCCAATGAAAAGATAAAAAATCCCAGAGCCATCATTCTGGCGCCGACACGCGAACTGGCCATTCAGATCCATAAAGATGCGCGGCTGCTGAGCAAGCACCTCAACCTGAAGATCGGACTCATCTATGGCGGCACCGATTATCAGAAACAGCTCGACAGCCTGAAGTCGAATGTCGATATCATTATCGGCACGCCCGGCCGCATCATTGATTTTTACAGACAGAATGCCTTTACGCTGGACAATGTGCAGGTTTCCGTCATGGACGAGGCCGACCGCATGTTCGATCTGGGCTTTATCAAGGACATACGCTATTTGCTGCGGCGCATGCCGCCGCCCGAGAAGCGTCTGAACATGCTGTTCTCGGCGACTTTATCCTATAAAGTGACCGAGCTGGCTTACGAGCACATGAACAATCCGGTCCTGATACGCATAGAGACGGAGGAAGTTACCTCCAAGGCCATACAGCAAAGCGCGTTTTGCCCGTCCAATGAGCAAAAAATTCCGCTGTTGCTGGGCATTTTGAACAAATACCAGCCGCTGCGCAGCATCATTTTCGTCAATACCAAACGTTGCGCCGAGCAACTGGATGACTACCTCAATGCCAACGGCTACAAGACCGCGGCCCTAAGCGGCGATGTGCCGCAGGAAAAACGCCAGCGCCTGCTCAATGACTTTCAGGAAAACCGGATCACGCTGCTGATTGCGACCGATGTCGCGGCCCGCGGCCTGCATATTCCCGATGTCTCGCACGTTTTCAATTACGATCTGCCGCAGGATGTCGAGGATTATGTGCACCGGATCGGCCGGACCGCGCGCTTTGGCGCCAGCGGCGAAGCGATCAGCTTCATCTGCGAGGAATACGCCTATTCCATGCCCGACATCGAAGCGTACATCGGCCAGAAAGTGCCGATCAAGCCGATTACTGCCGATTTGTTAGCCGCCGAAGTCGTTAAACCCGAGCGAAAAAGCAAGCCGCCTGCGCAGGAAAAGCGCCCCGCCCCAAAACGGCCGCGCCCGCGCCGGCCTAAAGCCCGGCCATCAGCTCCCGAAAATCCTCTATAG